The Prosthecobacter algae genome has a segment encoding these proteins:
- a CDS encoding PPC domain-containing protein, whose translation MKPFSGLRPAWPHRLLCGIVLGAGALWAEAPKLEALFPAGGQVGSSFTLTATGKLDDTVRLWTDAPGLYLVPTGKKSEWQVTVTAQARPGLHHIVAVNAEGISDPRVFSIGQHPEIAEAEPNDMVGKGQAVTKLPTCVNARLDKGGDVDGYTVTLKAGQTLHALVEAYALGSPVDVMAHVLDPAGLRVMTVSDGRNLDPRLVYTAPKDGAYTVQLAGFAHPPLADVRFTGGPTVVYRLHLSTGPVVTHLHPAAIATTGKTEVTQMGSGLDAKKLGLTVDATTLPNSSDKVRQILVAGALQPIQVLAVEKPALLEKEPNQQLAQSTPVPAGTLTLAGGIADKADVDRYALTMKKGEKGQVRLYSRQLGLPLDATLRIEGPDGKVLATAVDQGEQPDPNATWTAAADGAYQIIVEDQFHQGGPNNHYVLDLSPASPVVAVTLPERKPIALAPGKTAVVKVNVKPLNGYKQTTVLRVCGLPPGVAAAEVPVPEKGGDVEVKLVAATNAEPSQSPLLFQAWTTQEPLTTMIADYPLRSEDVRGTTLRDRNSVLWLLVEKKK comes from the coding sequence GTGAAGCCCTTTTCCGGACTGCGGCCCGCGTGGCCCCATCGTCTTCTTTGCGGCATCGTTCTGGGTGCCGGGGCGCTGTGGGCGGAGGCACCGAAGCTGGAGGCGCTGTTTCCTGCCGGAGGGCAGGTGGGCAGCAGCTTCACGCTGACGGCCACGGGCAAACTTGATGACACGGTGCGCCTGTGGACGGATGCGCCGGGGCTTTACCTGGTGCCCACCGGTAAGAAAAGCGAGTGGCAGGTGACGGTGACGGCGCAGGCGCGGCCAGGGCTGCACCACATCGTGGCGGTGAATGCAGAGGGCATCTCGGACCCTCGTGTTTTCAGCATCGGCCAGCACCCGGAAATCGCGGAGGCGGAGCCTAACGACATGGTTGGCAAAGGCCAGGCCGTGACCAAGCTGCCCACTTGTGTGAATGCCCGCCTGGACAAGGGAGGCGATGTGGACGGCTACACCGTGACCCTGAAAGCGGGGCAGACGCTGCATGCGCTGGTGGAGGCCTATGCGCTGGGATCGCCCGTGGATGTGATGGCGCATGTGCTGGACCCTGCGGGCCTGCGCGTGATGACGGTGAGCGACGGGCGGAATCTGGATCCTCGCCTGGTTTACACTGCGCCGAAAGACGGGGCGTACACAGTGCAGCTCGCAGGTTTTGCGCATCCGCCCCTGGCTGATGTGCGGTTCACGGGCGGCCCCACGGTGGTCTATCGCCTGCATCTCAGCACGGGGCCGGTGGTCACTCACCTGCATCCGGCGGCCATCGCCACCACGGGCAAGACGGAAGTCACCCAGATGGGCAGCGGGCTGGATGCGAAGAAGCTCGGCCTAACGGTGGATGCAACCACGCTGCCCAACAGCAGTGACAAGGTTCGGCAGATCCTCGTGGCAGGGGCCTTGCAGCCCATCCAGGTGCTGGCGGTGGAGAAACCGGCGCTGCTGGAAAAGGAGCCTAACCAACAATTGGCCCAGTCCACGCCGGTGCCTGCGGGCACGCTAACGCTGGCGGGGGGAATCGCGGACAAGGCCGATGTGGATCGTTATGCGCTGACGATGAAAAAGGGCGAAAAAGGGCAGGTGCGCTTGTACTCCCGCCAGCTAGGCCTGCCGCTGGATGCAACGCTGCGCATCGAGGGCCCCGATGGCAAGGTGCTGGCCACTGCCGTGGATCAGGGCGAGCAGCCAGACCCGAACGCGACCTGGACGGCGGCAGCGGATGGCGCGTACCAGATCATCGTGGAGGACCAGTTTCATCAAGGCGGGCCTAACAATCATTACGTACTCGATCTCTCCCCGGCATCTCCGGTGGTTGCCGTGACCCTGCCTGAGCGCAAGCCCATCGCGCTGGCCCCTGGAAAAACGGCAGTGGTGAAGGTGAATGTGAAGCCCCTGAACGGCTACAAACAAACAACCGTGCTACGCGTCTGCGGATTGCCCCCAGGAGTTGCAGCGGCAGAGGTGCCAGTGCCAGAAAAGGGCGGCGATGTGGAAGTGAAGCTGGTGGCTGCCACGAATGCCGAGCCTAGCCAGTCCCCCCTGCTGTTCCAGGCCTGGACGACCCAGGAGCCACTGACGACCATGATCGCCGACTACCCCTTGCGCAGCGAGGATGTGCGCGGCACGACCCTGCGGGACCGGAACTCGGTGCTATGGCTGCTGGTGGAGAAGAAGAAGTGA
- a CDS encoding type IV secretory system conjugative DNA transfer family protein: MVILRPFLAALAAAAGWYGFTSLPEPWPAIALSVGAAFALCLIVLPGSPSVWRSPVVAKINGMTWRMEDFCRGWLITGDTGSGKTRSGITPLLYQVFKNCPGWGGLCIDDKGLYWETLSAMARHFNRENDLILLQVRPDSAHADWTPTHTFNLTTDRSIPFGTYAKFVVDTASSLGQQGDKGFFKSQAHTHIAAGLELLYEIGADVTLENVYHFLLNQSDMEEALDDLATAEPTERRRLLGEHFTSRFLSQPPEQIGGVKETIANYLQYFLTPDIAQVFCPTENSFDFSDIDRGKIICIAMPQKYQTERRYVNTFLKMLFYTHVLRRFDKPKHERQEDNLLVLWADEAQRFMTAAEDGMSDYNSVDVIREARATVVAAAQSSSSFIPPLGREKARVLTLNLRNRMIFRAADEEGANESADFLGKKKVIKKSWGYSGGRQSSNYSELEEHKIKPHILRSLPKHTAVLVHCERGFKKTLLPPIEPDGSVSPWFSKGIF, encoded by the coding sequence ATGGTAATCCTCCGCCCGTTTCTCGCGGCCTTGGCCGCCGCCGCAGGCTGGTATGGATTCACCAGCCTGCCCGAGCCGTGGCCGGCCATCGCCCTCAGCGTCGGCGCGGCCTTCGCGCTGTGCCTCATCGTCCTGCCCGGCAGTCCGTCCGTATGGCGCTCGCCCGTCGTGGCGAAGATCAACGGCATGACATGGCGCATGGAAGACTTTTGCCGTGGCTGGCTCATCACTGGCGATACCGGCTCCGGCAAGACACGTTCGGGCATCACGCCCCTGCTCTATCAAGTCTTCAAGAACTGCCCCGGATGGGGCGGCCTGTGCATTGATGACAAAGGTTTGTATTGGGAAACGCTCTCGGCAATGGCCCGGCATTTCAACCGTGAGAATGACCTGATCCTGCTGCAAGTCAGGCCGGACAGCGCCCATGCCGACTGGACGCCCACACATACGTTCAACCTGACCACCGACCGGAGCATTCCCTTCGGCACGTATGCCAAGTTCGTCGTGGACACCGCCAGCAGCTTGGGACAACAGGGCGACAAAGGGTTTTTCAAAAGTCAGGCGCACACGCATATCGCCGCCGGGCTGGAACTCCTTTATGAGATCGGCGCGGACGTGACGCTGGAGAACGTCTATCATTTCTTGCTCAACCAATCGGACATGGAGGAGGCGCTGGACGACCTCGCCACGGCGGAGCCGACCGAACGCCGTCGCTTGTTGGGCGAGCACTTCACAAGCCGCTTCCTCAGTCAGCCGCCCGAACAGATCGGTGGCGTCAAAGAGACCATTGCCAACTACCTGCAATACTTCCTCACGCCGGACATTGCCCAGGTATTTTGCCCGACCGAGAACAGCTTTGATTTCTCGGACATCGACCGGGGCAAGATCATCTGCATTGCCATGCCGCAGAAATATCAGACCGAACGCCGTTACGTGAACACCTTCCTCAAGATGCTGTTCTACACGCACGTCCTGCGCCGCTTCGACAAGCCGAAGCACGAACGGCAGGAAGACAACCTGCTTGTCCTATGGGCGGACGAAGCGCAGCGCTTCATGACGGCAGCGGAAGACGGCATGTCGGACTATAATTCTGTCGATGTAATCCGCGAGGCCCGCGCCACGGTCGTGGCTGCCGCGCAATCCTCCAGTTCATTCATTCCGCCGCTGGGCCGGGAAAAGGCCCGCGTGCTCACGCTGAACTTGCGCAACCGCATGATCTTCCGTGCGGCGGACGAGGAAGGAGCCAACGAAAGCGCGGATTTCCTTGGCAAGAAGAAGGTCATCAAGAAGTCGTGGGGATATTCAGGGGGGCGGCAAAGCAGCAATTATTCAGAACTGGAGGAACACAAGATCAAGCCGCACATCCTCCGCAGCCTTCCCAAGCACACCGCCGTGCTCGTGCATTGCGAGCGCGGTTTCAAGAAGACCCTGCTGCCGCCGATTGAGCCGGACGGGAGCGTGTCGCCGTGGTTCTCGAAAGGT
- a CDS encoding DUF1501 domain-containing protein encodes MNSGSHYNCAGVGRRDFLQIGFGAIGGVAFSDILAMRAQAAQARGKSSPDEINCILVWLDGGPSHYETFDPKPDAPREIRGEFKSIPTSVPGVHFCETMPKLAKCFDKFTVLRSLCHKDPNHGGGNHYLMTGTPTPVPVGCGAFVSFHPSFGSMVSHERGVRGGLPGYMTLPSVTRSGGPNFLGAQHAPFVIGGDPSSKSFRVRDLAIPQDISEGRALSRNSLRASLDNLKRINHKAAEDPTVGFDQFYQQGMELVTSDTAQAAFELSKEPEATRKLYGENDFGQRLLLARRLAEVGVSFTVAYWGGWDHHRDIFKTFKDGYAAKLDQGLSGLITDLDQRGMLDSTLVICLGEFGRTPKVNKDSGRDHWPGAMSVVMAGAGIPGGQIIGATDPKGYYAAENIYSPEDFAVSLYTKLGIDPHQVLHTNTGRPVQLVNGGKPIKELFA; translated from the coding sequence GTGAATTCTGGTTCTCATTACAACTGCGCAGGCGTGGGCCGTCGCGACTTTTTGCAGATCGGCTTTGGGGCCATCGGCGGGGTGGCGTTTTCAGACATCCTGGCGATGCGGGCGCAGGCAGCCCAGGCGCGGGGCAAGTCGAGCCCGGACGAGATCAACTGCATCCTCGTTTGGCTGGATGGCGGCCCTTCGCACTACGAGACCTTCGACCCGAAGCCGGATGCGCCGCGTGAGATCCGGGGCGAGTTCAAGTCCATCCCCACCAGCGTGCCAGGCGTGCATTTCTGTGAAACGATGCCGAAGCTGGCAAAGTGCTTCGATAAGTTCACGGTGCTGCGCTCGCTCTGCCACAAGGATCCGAACCACGGCGGTGGGAACCATTACCTGATGACGGGCACGCCCACACCAGTGCCAGTGGGCTGCGGGGCCTTTGTCTCCTTCCACCCTTCGTTCGGCTCCATGGTCTCGCATGAGCGCGGGGTGCGCGGCGGCCTGCCGGGCTACATGACCCTGCCGAGCGTGACTCGCTCTGGCGGTCCGAATTTTCTGGGGGCGCAGCATGCACCTTTTGTGATTGGGGGCGACCCGAGCAGCAAGTCCTTTCGCGTGCGCGATCTGGCGATCCCGCAGGACATCAGCGAAGGTCGTGCCCTGAGCCGCAACAGCCTGCGCGCTTCTTTGGATAACCTGAAGCGTATCAACCACAAAGCGGCGGAAGATCCGACGGTGGGCTTTGATCAATTTTACCAGCAGGGCATGGAGCTGGTGACCTCCGACACGGCGCAGGCGGCCTTTGAACTGAGCAAGGAGCCGGAGGCCACACGCAAGCTGTATGGCGAAAATGACTTTGGCCAGCGCCTGCTGCTGGCGCGTCGCCTCGCTGAAGTGGGAGTATCCTTCACGGTCGCCTACTGGGGCGGGTGGGATCATCACCGCGACATTTTCAAGACCTTCAAGGACGGCTACGCGGCGAAGCTGGATCAGGGCCTGAGCGGCCTGATCACGGACCTGGACCAACGTGGCATGCTGGACAGCACGCTGGTGATTTGTCTGGGTGAATTTGGCCGCACGCCGAAGGTGAACAAGGACTCGGGCCGCGACCACTGGCCAGGGGCGATGAGCGTGGTGATGGCAGGCGCGGGCATTCCAGGCGGGCAAATCATCGGTGCTACCGACCCCAAGGGCTACTACGCGGCTGAAAACATCTATTCGCCGGAAGACTTCGCCGTCTCCCTGTACACGAAGCTGGGCATTGATCCGCATCAGGTGCTGCACACGAACACGGGGCGGCCCGTGCAGCTCGTCAATGGCGGCAAGCCCATCAAAGAGCTCTTCGCGTGA
- the mobF gene encoding MobF family relaxase, with translation MLTFTPQSNLRNAREYFENHLVVGDYYSQGQVVPGEWMGVGAERLGLAGIVGKDEFVALCENLHPVTGEQLTPLHKTTRKELGADGKVKEAANRRLFYDVTISPPKSVSIAALVKGDERIIESHDRAVRVAMRELECFAATRVRRGGRNEDRDTGELVTAIFRHDTSRAVDPQLHSHCIVFNATYDEVEGRWKALQAEEMHKARKYAENVYYHELARDLRRFGYGIVNKARGDFELESVARSLIWTFSKRDRQIDEQTRELLAQAPELAGGNVAEVRAHLAHKLRPQKTEPLSPAELQASWLEQMSEEEKQGLAALATVREGDGPEAVKQAPAITESDALRWAEEHVFDRHTTVVERQLWAYALERGRGESFTLEDLHAATARAPYIHDPLNPEQFSIQPVLDRETAIIRLAQESANACASSLVPDWPGDARLDAAQAEAARRILSVRDSIVLFRGRAGTGKSFTLKTVYDALQAEGHAVQVLAPQRQQVEGLTQDGMAGAETIRAFLTRRRMEPGAVVIVDEAGQIGAKDMLALLTFVKERGGRVILSGDTGQHGPVQASDALRAMEKYGHLHIAELNEIRRQDPARGRNKAERQWIATYKQAVQDASEGRLARSFDLLDEAGAVVGCTLADKQQKLAEHYLELVRKGRSALVVSPTWGEIHRVNDAVRQRMQAAGLIGKKEWAVSALQADDLTDAQKGDARYYHDGRVIVFNQTCRGIPKGAIGSLVAVTAESIVVEATGRVRAVPLSQAGHLTVCKKQGMKLSKGDRLQLKANAQTAQGKRFINGELVTVKRVEKNGKIHLDDGRVLPPEYREFVRGYAVTSYASQGKTVDHVLFSDSSIKAATNAEQWYVTISRGRLGVRIFTTDKARLRENVTRSGQERLAVEVAAKQVPQVRMGNRVLPCNHPDVIKWNQKGHETAKKWRLRHRELQNQNQNHDPVRTIQTVE, from the coding sequence ATGCTCACCTTCACGCCGCAAAGCAACCTGCGCAACGCGCGGGAGTATTTCGAGAATCATCTGGTGGTGGGTGACTACTACAGCCAAGGGCAGGTGGTGCCCGGCGAGTGGATGGGCGTGGGCGCGGAGCGGCTGGGCTTGGCCGGCATCGTTGGCAAAGACGAGTTTGTCGCGCTCTGCGAAAACCTCCACCCCGTCACGGGCGAGCAACTGACTCCGTTGCACAAAACCACGCGGAAGGAACTCGGTGCCGACGGCAAGGTGAAGGAAGCGGCGAACCGCCGCCTGTTTTACGATGTCACCATCTCGCCGCCGAAGTCCGTTTCCATTGCCGCGCTGGTGAAGGGTGACGAACGCATCATTGAATCCCATGACCGCGCGGTGCGCGTGGCCATGCGTGAACTGGAATGCTTCGCCGCCACCCGCGTGCGCCGGGGCGGTCGCAATGAGGACCGGGACACCGGAGAACTCGTCACCGCCATTTTTCGGCATGATACCTCGCGGGCGGTCGATCCGCAGTTGCATAGCCACTGCATCGTCTTCAACGCCACTTACGATGAAGTGGAGGGGCGCTGGAAGGCATTGCAGGCGGAGGAAATGCACAAAGCCCGCAAATACGCGGAGAACGTCTATTACCACGAGCTGGCCCGCGATTTGAGGCGCTTCGGCTATGGCATCGTCAACAAGGCACGGGGCGATTTTGAACTGGAGAGCGTGGCGCGTTCCCTGATCTGGACCTTTTCCAAACGGGACCGGCAGATTGACGAACAAACCCGAGAACTGCTGGCCCAAGCGCCGGAACTGGCGGGGGGCAATGTCGCGGAAGTGCGAGCACATCTGGCCCACAAGCTGCGGCCCCAAAAAACTGAACCGCTGAGTCCCGCCGAACTGCAAGCCTCATGGCTGGAACAAATGAGCGAGGAGGAAAAGCAGGGCTTGGCAGCGTTGGCCACGGTGCGGGAGGGCGACGGGCCGGAAGCGGTCAAGCAGGCTCCGGCCATCACGGAGAGCGACGCTTTGCGCTGGGCTGAGGAGCATGTCTTTGACCGTCACACGACGGTTGTGGAGCGGCAGCTATGGGCCTATGCGCTGGAACGGGGCCGGGGTGAGTCCTTCACCTTGGAAGACCTGCACGCCGCCACTGCCCGCGCGCCTTACATTCATGATCCGCTCAACCCGGAACAATTCAGCATCCAGCCTGTGCTGGATCGGGAAACCGCCATCATCCGGTTGGCACAGGAAAGCGCCAATGCCTGCGCTTCCTCCCTCGTGCCGGACTGGCCGGGCGATGCGCGGCTGGACGCCGCCCAAGCGGAGGCCGCCCGCCGCATCCTGAGCGTTCGGGATTCCATCGTGCTGTTTCGCGGACGGGCGGGCACGGGGAAAAGTTTCACCCTGAAGACCGTGTATGACGCTTTGCAGGCGGAAGGCCATGCCGTGCAGGTGCTCGCCCCGCAGCGCCAGCAGGTGGAGGGATTGACGCAGGACGGCATGGCCGGGGCGGAAACCATCAGAGCGTTTCTCACGCGCCGCCGCATGGAGCCGGGCGCGGTCGTTATCGTGGATGAGGCCGGGCAGATTGGAGCCAAGGACATGCTCGCGCTGCTCACCTTCGTGAAAGAGCGTGGAGGGCGCGTCATTCTTTCCGGCGATACGGGGCAGCATGGCCCCGTGCAAGCATCGGACGCTTTGCGGGCGATGGAGAAATACGGGCATCTTCACATTGCAGAACTGAATGAAATCCGCCGCCAAGACCCCGCGCGAGGCCGCAACAAGGCGGAGCGTCAATGGATCGCCACCTACAAGCAGGCGGTGCAGGATGCTTCGGAGGGCAGGCTTGCCCGCTCCTTTGACCTTCTCGACGAAGCCGGGGCTGTCGTCGGATGCACCCTCGCGGACAAGCAGCAGAAGCTGGCGGAGCACTATCTGGAACTGGTGCGGAAAGGCCGCAGCGCCTTGGTCGTGTCTCCAACCTGGGGAGAGATTCACCGCGTGAATGACGCTGTGCGGCAGAGGATGCAGGCTGCCGGATTGATCGGCAAAAAAGAATGGGCCGTCTCGGCCTTGCAGGCGGATGACCTGACCGACGCGCAAAAGGGCGATGCCCGTTATTACCACGACGGGCGCGTCATCGTCTTCAATCAAACCTGCCGGGGCATTCCCAAGGGTGCTATTGGCAGCCTCGTGGCTGTCACCGCTGAATCCATCGTGGTGGAAGCAACCGGGCGTGTCCGAGCGGTTCCGCTCTCGCAAGCCGGTCATCTCACCGTCTGCAAAAAGCAGGGAATGAAGCTGTCGAAAGGAGACCGCCTGCAACTGAAAGCAAATGCGCAAACCGCGCAAGGCAAGCGCTTCATCAACGGGGAACTCGTCACAGTGAAGCGGGTGGAGAAGAACGGCAAAATTCACCTCGATGACGGCCGCGTGCTGCCACCCGAGTATCGAGAGTTTGTGCGCGGCTACGCCGTGACTTCCTACGCTTCACAGGGCAAGACAGTGGACCATGTGCTGTTTTCAGACTCCAGCATCAAGGCGGCGACCAATGCGGAACAATGGTATGTGACCATTTCACGCGGTCGGCTGGGCGTGCGGATCTTCACCACCGACAAGGCGAGACTGCGCGAGAACGTCACCCGTTCGGGGCAGGAAAGGCTGGCGGTGGAGGTCGCCGCCAAGCAGGTGCCGCAGGTGCGCATGGGCAATCGCGTCCTGCCTTGCAATCACCCCGATGTCATCAAGTGGAACCAGAAAGGCCATGAGACGGCCAAAAAGTGGCGGCTCCGCCATCGTGAACTCCAAAACCAGAACCAAAATCATGATCCGGTCAGAACAATCCAGACAGTCGAATAA
- a CDS encoding lipopolysaccharide biosynthesis protein, translated as MSLMPKIVRGSAMHVIEQVVRLGCGLWVTPLMVYHLGENGFGLWGILVGIFSQFLLLDLGLSTSMPRFLARSIGNGDVEDLRHTASTGTVGMLIIGFIAQVAGAITWVALPWFLSDVHDLAEARSVVMALTLSSLAFWLVRPILVHLQSQLRRDLIAVAAILRVLVCTALVAWALRSGRGLVTVAWIHAFGGLGELVLMALMDRSFFPLVRWHWARRGKARELLIFSRWSYLLTTSERINFSGTDIFILAAVISSAASGIYSLGQKFAIMFYDVAYAIVGAQLLSTFSQLDGAGNRSGLERGFIAASRISVQVAVIGGGILWAVGPAFLKRWVPQQAAAATPVLLALILPHVLGAAQIPARHLLISMARHRPLALTFLVGISLNIGLTVLLVRLYGIVGAAVASLVVMSLVYAVAMPWLVVRQVGLPWRTVAWECLWLPLGRSTLLLVPAFVLVRRWLEVPTYGHIMLGIAALSAVFFALLALGLLGREERTWFHLGLRLLFKRNKAAARPPMASP; from the coding sequence ATGAGCTTGATGCCCAAAATCGTGCGCGGATCCGCGATGCACGTGATTGAGCAGGTTGTCCGGCTCGGCTGTGGATTGTGGGTCACGCCCCTGATGGTCTACCATCTGGGGGAAAATGGCTTTGGCCTGTGGGGCATCCTGGTGGGGATTTTTTCGCAGTTCCTGCTACTAGACTTGGGGCTGTCCACCTCGATGCCGCGCTTTTTGGCCCGGTCCATCGGCAATGGGGATGTGGAGGACCTGCGGCACACGGCCAGCACGGGGACGGTGGGGATGCTGATCATCGGCTTCATCGCGCAGGTGGCCGGGGCCATCACGTGGGTGGCGCTGCCGTGGTTCCTTTCGGACGTGCATGATCTTGCGGAGGCGCGATCGGTGGTGATGGCGCTGACGCTCAGCTCGCTGGCGTTTTGGTTGGTGCGGCCCATCCTGGTGCATTTGCAGAGCCAGCTCCGGCGGGACCTCATCGCGGTGGCGGCCATCCTGCGGGTACTGGTGTGCACGGCGCTGGTGGCCTGGGCGCTGCGCAGCGGGCGGGGGCTGGTGACAGTGGCGTGGATCCATGCCTTTGGCGGGCTGGGGGAGCTGGTGCTGATGGCGCTGATGGACCGCTCGTTTTTCCCACTGGTGCGCTGGCACTGGGCGCGGCGGGGGAAGGCGCGGGAGCTGCTGATCTTTTCCCGCTGGAGCTACCTGCTGACGACGAGCGAGCGCATCAATTTCAGCGGCACGGACATTTTCATTTTGGCGGCGGTGATCAGCAGCGCGGCCTCGGGCATCTACTCGCTGGGGCAGAAGTTTGCGATCATGTTTTATGATGTGGCCTATGCCATTGTGGGGGCGCAGTTGCTTTCCACCTTCAGTCAATTGGACGGGGCGGGGAATCGCAGCGGGCTGGAGCGGGGGTTCATTGCGGCCTCGCGCATCTCGGTGCAGGTGGCGGTGATCGGGGGCGGCATCCTTTGGGCAGTGGGGCCGGCCTTTTTGAAACGCTGGGTGCCGCAGCAGGCGGCGGCGGCTACTCCGGTGCTGCTGGCGCTCATCCTGCCACATGTGCTGGGGGCGGCGCAGATCCCGGCGCGGCACTTGCTCATCAGCATGGCGCGGCATCGGCCGCTGGCATTGACGTTTCTGGTGGGTATCTCGCTGAACATTGGGCTGACCGTTCTGCTGGTGCGGCTTTATGGCATCGTGGGTGCGGCGGTGGCCAGCCTGGTGGTGATGAGCCTGGTGTATGCAGTGGCCATGCCGTGGCTGGTGGTGCGGCAGGTGGGGCTGCCCTGGCGCACGGTGGCGTGGGAGTGCCTGTGGCTGCCGCTGGGGCGCAGCACGCTGCTGCTGGTACCGGCCTTTGTGCTGGTGCGGCGGTGGCTGGAGGTGCCGACTTATGGGCACATCATGCTGGGCATCGCTGCGCTGTCGGCGGTGTTCTTTGCGCTGCTGGCGCTGGGGCTGCTGGGGCGGGAGGAGCGCACGTGGTTCCACCTGGGGCTGCGGCTTCTTTTCAAAAGGAACAAAGCCGCCGCAAGACCGCCGATGGCCTCGCCGTAG
- a CDS encoding relaxase domain-containing protein codes for MMTLKYHNDPAGALAYVGKRLSGRNDGNGLTGEPVWFGDGAERLGLHGAVKMEAIEALCGNRHPSEGWTLVPPEWKADAMPLLTELVVSSVRLPAVDLDEDRWFTERHREAAGVIADLLEAYAGADLGSVGFFRVTGNVVGMRFDRCCIRMGAGRLSTHFVLFNLTFDKAEDGWSGLDTSEMELALSDMADEYAYVMRHHRGLLSLLEALASGGAVCLGSPANPSPFGLN; via the coding sequence ATGATGACTCTCAAATATCACAATGATCCTGCTGGCGCGTTGGCCTATGTCGGGAAGCGGTTGTCCGGCAGGAACGACGGCAACGGTTTGACGGGAGAACCGGTCTGGTTTGGCGACGGTGCCGAGCGGCTGGGCCTGCATGGAGCCGTGAAGATGGAAGCGATTGAAGCGCTGTGCGGAAACCGGCATCCGTCGGAGGGATGGACGTTGGTGCCGCCGGAGTGGAAGGCGGATGCCATGCCGCTGTTGACGGAACTCGTCGTTTCGTCCGTCCGCCTGCCCGCCGTGGATCTGGATGAAGATCGCTGGTTCACTGAACGGCATCGGGAAGCCGCGGGGGTGATTGCTGACCTGCTGGAAGCATACGCGGGCGCGGACCTTGGTTCCGTGGGGTTCTTCAGAGTGACTGGCAACGTGGTCGGGATGCGCTTTGACCGTTGTTGCATCCGCATGGGGGCGGGGCGTCTCTCCACGCATTTCGTTCTGTTCAATCTTACCTTTGACAAGGCGGAGGATGGATGGAGCGGGCTGGACACTTCGGAAATGGAGCTGGCTCTTTCCGATATGGCCGACGAATACGCCTACGTGATGCGCCACCATCGCGGCCTGCTGTCGCTGCTGGAAGCACTCGCCTCTGGTGGTGCCGTATGTCTCGGATCACCGGCGAACCCGTCTCCTTTCGGTCTCAACTGA